The following proteins come from a genomic window of Malus domestica chromosome 02, GDT2T_hap1:
- the LOC103407170 gene encoding uncharacterized protein isoform X1, which translates to MRMRNKYRILTTFHCNAGNICSTSVVVWSLVGCLLMFHLYTLVQPKDRLGGEIQVRVSHYPQFHELEQVEEENIQIPLKRKRPPHAAKRKLRRPTPLIDEFLDENSQIRHVFFPLKPDIDPMKDTGNDSYYYFPGRIWLDTDGNPIQAHGGGILFDEKSRTYYWYGEYKDGPTYHAHKKGAARVDIMGVGCYSSNDLWKWKNEGIVLAAEKENKTHDLHEFNVLERPKVIYNEHTGKYVMWMHIDDANYTKASVGVAISDYPTGPFDYLYSQQPHGFDSRDMTIFKDDDGVAYLIYSSDHNNELHIGPLTEDYLHVTNIMRRIFVGQRREAPALFKHEGTYYMITSGCSGWAPNEALAHAAESIMGPWETMGTPCAGGNKVSRLTTFFAQSTFVLPVPGFPGSFIFMADRWNPADLRDSRYVWLPLIVGGTADRPLDYKFGFPLWSRVSIYWHRKWKLPQGWSGWKRI; encoded by the exons ATGAGAATGAGGAACAAATACAGGATACTAACCACTTTCCATTGCAATGCAGGGAACATCTGTTCAACGTCTGTGGTGGTGTGGAGCTTGGTGGGATGTCTTCTTATGTTTCATCTGTACACTCTTGTTCAGCCAAAGGATAGGTTGGGAGGAGAAATTCAAGTCCGAGTGAGTCATTACCCACAGTTCCATGAACTTGAACAGGTGGAAGAGGAAAACATCCAAATTCCTCTGAAGAGAAAGCGACCCCCACATGCTGCAAAAAGAAAACTAAGGCGACCAACTCCTCTGATTGATGAATTTCTTGATGAGAATTCTCAAATTAGACACGTATTCTTTCCCCTGAAGCCTGATATTGATCCAATGAAGGACACAGGAAATGACAGCTACTACTATTTCCCTGGAAGGATTTGGTTGGATACTGATGGAAATCCTATTCAAGCCCATGGAGGTGGTATTTTATTCGACGAAAAATCAAGGACATACTATTGGTATGGAGAGTATAAAGATGGGCCCACATACCATGCTCACAAAAAAGGAGCAGCTCGG GTTGACATCATGGGAGTGGGTTGCTATTCTTCCAATGACTTATGGAAATGGAAAAATGAAGGTATTGTATTggcagcagaaaaagaaaataaaacacatGATCTCCACGAATTCAATGTTCTTGAGAGGCCGAAAGTGATTTACAATGAGCATACAGGGAAGTACGTTATGTGGATGCACATTGATGATGCTAACTATACCAAAGCTTCTGTTGGCGTTGCCATTAGTGATTACCCAACTGGTCCTTTTGACTATCTCTACAGCCAACAACCCCATGGATTTGATAGTAGGGACATGACAATCTTCAAAGATGATGATGGTGTTGCTTATCTAATATACTCCTCGGACCACAATAATGAACTTCATATTGGACCATTGACTGAAGATTACCTTCACGTGACGAACATCATGAGAAGAATTTTTGTGGGACAACGTCGGGAAGCCCCAGCTCTATTCAAGCATGAAGGAACTTATTACATGATTACTTCAGGCTGCTCCGGATGGGCTCCTAATGAGGCACTGGCGCATGCAGCAGAGTCAATCATGGGGCCATGGGAGACCATGGGAACCCCCTGCGCTGGAGGGAACAAAGTGTCTCGACTTACTACATTTTTTGCACAGAGCACATTTGTGCTTCCTGTGCCGGGATTTCCTGGTTCATTTATCTTCATGGCAGATAGATGGAACCCGGCAGACTTGAGAGACTCAAGATATGTATGGTTGCCTTTGATAGTAGGGGGGACAGCTGACCGGCCCCTCGATTACAAATTCGGGTTCCCGCTGTGGTCAAGAGTGTCAATATATTGGCATAGAAAGTGGAAACTTCCTCAGGGGTGGAGCGGGTGGAAACGAATATAG
- the LOC103407170 gene encoding uncharacterized protein isoform X2 has translation MLQMFLGNICSTSVVVWSLVGCLLMFHLYTLVQPKDRLGGEIQVRVSHYPQFHELEQVEEENIQIPLKRKRPPHAAKRKLRRPTPLIDEFLDENSQIRHVFFPLKPDIDPMKDTGNDSYYYFPGRIWLDTDGNPIQAHGGGILFDEKSRTYYWYGEYKDGPTYHAHKKGAARVDIMGVGCYSSNDLWKWKNEGIVLAAEKENKTHDLHEFNVLERPKVIYNEHTGKYVMWMHIDDANYTKASVGVAISDYPTGPFDYLYSQQPHGFDSRDMTIFKDDDGVAYLIYSSDHNNELHIGPLTEDYLHVTNIMRRIFVGQRREAPALFKHEGTYYMITSGCSGWAPNEALAHAAESIMGPWETMGTPCAGGNKVSRLTTFFAQSTFVLPVPGFPGSFIFMADRWNPADLRDSRYVWLPLIVGGTADRPLDYKFGFPLWSRVSIYWHRKWKLPQGWSGWKRI, from the exons ATGCTCCAGATGTTTTTAG GGAACATCTGTTCAACGTCTGTGGTGGTGTGGAGCTTGGTGGGATGTCTTCTTATGTTTCATCTGTACACTCTTGTTCAGCCAAAGGATAGGTTGGGAGGAGAAATTCAAGTCCGAGTGAGTCATTACCCACAGTTCCATGAACTTGAACAGGTGGAAGAGGAAAACATCCAAATTCCTCTGAAGAGAAAGCGACCCCCACATGCTGCAAAAAGAAAACTAAGGCGACCAACTCCTCTGATTGATGAATTTCTTGATGAGAATTCTCAAATTAGACACGTATTCTTTCCCCTGAAGCCTGATATTGATCCAATGAAGGACACAGGAAATGACAGCTACTACTATTTCCCTGGAAGGATTTGGTTGGATACTGATGGAAATCCTATTCAAGCCCATGGAGGTGGTATTTTATTCGACGAAAAATCAAGGACATACTATTGGTATGGAGAGTATAAAGATGGGCCCACATACCATGCTCACAAAAAAGGAGCAGCTCGG GTTGACATCATGGGAGTGGGTTGCTATTCTTCCAATGACTTATGGAAATGGAAAAATGAAGGTATTGTATTggcagcagaaaaagaaaataaaacacatGATCTCCACGAATTCAATGTTCTTGAGAGGCCGAAAGTGATTTACAATGAGCATACAGGGAAGTACGTTATGTGGATGCACATTGATGATGCTAACTATACCAAAGCTTCTGTTGGCGTTGCCATTAGTGATTACCCAACTGGTCCTTTTGACTATCTCTACAGCCAACAACCCCATGGATTTGATAGTAGGGACATGACAATCTTCAAAGATGATGATGGTGTTGCTTATCTAATATACTCCTCGGACCACAATAATGAACTTCATATTGGACCATTGACTGAAGATTACCTTCACGTGACGAACATCATGAGAAGAATTTTTGTGGGACAACGTCGGGAAGCCCCAGCTCTATTCAAGCATGAAGGAACTTATTACATGATTACTTCAGGCTGCTCCGGATGGGCTCCTAATGAGGCACTGGCGCATGCAGCAGAGTCAATCATGGGGCCATGGGAGACCATGGGAACCCCCTGCGCTGGAGGGAACAAAGTGTCTCGACTTACTACATTTTTTGCACAGAGCACATTTGTGCTTCCTGTGCCGGGATTTCCTGGTTCATTTATCTTCATGGCAGATAGATGGAACCCGGCAGACTTGAGAGACTCAAGATATGTATGGTTGCCTTTGATAGTAGGGGGGACAGCTGACCGGCCCCTCGATTACAAATTCGGGTTCCCGCTGTGGTCAAGAGTGTCAATATATTGGCATAGAAAGTGGAAACTTCCTCAGGGGTGGAGCGGGTGGAAACGAATATAG